A window of Salmo trutta chromosome 5, fSalTru1.1, whole genome shotgun sequence contains these coding sequences:
- the LOC115194519 gene encoding uncharacterized protein LOC115194519 isoform X1 → MDVFKYPVFFECQTLDPSQKAKIKRYFGIKRKSGGEYCGPVESVGDKVYKIAFIDQTVQERVLQKAHHVLEMPGGPLSLTLRDSLEPPPTTTSPVSSQEKYHSLPVQTSPPGGQEHVLHRLSTGKQEKISTTCHLGQVQLRLLGKVIEKDLGEVVPGVRVTRLDSAQLVLHGYANEVQTARQLVTDKISLVLERVVPEVSLHLLSFLREQYGRPGNLSSLLGLGLHVEVELGDTELRLFSLSSGELDQAEKDLLGEFGEEKIDVPNGAFQAELKSKLETKEMNQSRRRVVARYGPGCRVQLLGHLKEVQELREEIGAFLLDQSSVRVVRHHQQNQDGVVSDAGTGSIREETVTAASYRLRGGLQVVVCQGDITKERADALVNAANEDLDHAGGVAAALSRAGGA, encoded by the exons ATGGACGTTTTCAAATATCCTGTTTTCTTCGAGTGCCAGACTCTGGACCCATCACAGAAAGCGAAGATAAAAAGGTACTTCGGAATTAAACGTAAATCCGGTGGCGAATATTGTGGACCAGTAGAATCAGTTGGTGACAAAGTTTACAAGATCGCATTTATTGACCAGACAG TCCAGGAGAGGGTACTTCAGAAAGCTCATCATGTGTTGGAGATGCCTGGGggacctctctccctcactctgagaGACAGCCTGGAGCCTCCACCCACAACAACCTCCCCAGTCAGCAGTCAGGAG AAGTACCACTCCCTCCCGGTCCAGACATCTCCACCTGGTGGTCAAGAACATGTACTCCATCGTCTGAGCACAGGGAAGCAGGAGAAGATCAGCACCACCTGTCATCTGGGACAGGTCCAGCTCCGTCTTCTAGGGAAAGTGATAGAGAAGGATCTAGGTGAGGTTGTTCCAGGGGTGAGGGTGACACGCCTTGACTCGGCTCAGCTGGTGCTGCACGGCTATGCAAATGAAgtccagacagccagacagttgGTTACAGATAAAATCTCTCTGGTGCTGGAGCGGGTGGTGCCTGAGGTGTCCCTCCACCTCCTGTCCTTCCTGAGAGAGCAGTATGGGAGGCCTGGGAACCTGAGCAGTCTGCTGGGGTTGGGACTCCATGTGGAGGTAGAGTTGGGGGATACAGAGCTCCgtctgttctccctctcctctggggAACTGGACCAGGCTGAGAAAGATCTGCTTGGGGAGTTTGGGGAGGAGAAGATCGACGTGCCCAACGGTGCCTTCCAGGCTGAACTGAAGTCCAAACTTGAGACGAAGGAGATGAACCAGAGCAGACGCAGGGTGGTAGCAAGGTATGGTCCTGGGTGTAGAGTGCAGCTGCTGGGCCACCTGAAGGAGGTTCAGGAGCTGAGGGAGGAGATCGGGGCCTTTCTGTTAGACCAGTCCAGTGTGAGAGTCGTGAGACACCATCAACAGAATCAGGATGGCGTAGTCAGCGACGCAGGCACCGGATCAATACGGGAGGAGACGGTCACAGCCGCCAGCTATCGCCTCCGGGGAGGGCTGCAGGTAGTTGTTTGTCAGGGTGACATCACCAAGGAACGGGCGGACGCACTGGTAAATGCAGCCAATGAGGACCTGGATCACGCTGGCGGCGTGGCTGCAGCTCTGAGCCGGGCGGGGGGGGCCTGA
- the LOC115194519 gene encoding uncharacterized protein LOC115194519 isoform X2: MPGGPLSLTLRDSLEPPPTTTSPVSSQEKYHSLPVQTSPPGGQEHVLHRLSTGKQEKISTTCHLGQVQLRLLGKVIEKDLGEVVPGVRVTRLDSAQLVLHGYANEVQTARQLVTDKISLVLERVVPEVSLHLLSFLREQYGRPGNLSSLLGLGLHVEVELGDTELRLFSLSSGELDQAEKDLLGEFGEEKIDVPNGAFQAELKSKLETKEMNQSRRRVVARYGPGCRVQLLGHLKEVQELREEIGAFLLDQSSVRVVRHHQQNQDGVVSDAGTGSIREETVTAASYRLRGGLQVVVCQGDITKERADALVNAANEDLDHAGGVAAALSRAGGA; the protein is encoded by the exons ATGCCTGGGggacctctctccctcactctgagaGACAGCCTGGAGCCTCCACCCACAACAACCTCCCCAGTCAGCAGTCAGGAG AAGTACCACTCCCTCCCGGTCCAGACATCTCCACCTGGTGGTCAAGAACATGTACTCCATCGTCTGAGCACAGGGAAGCAGGAGAAGATCAGCACCACCTGTCATCTGGGACAGGTCCAGCTCCGTCTTCTAGGGAAAGTGATAGAGAAGGATCTAGGTGAGGTTGTTCCAGGGGTGAGGGTGACACGCCTTGACTCGGCTCAGCTGGTGCTGCACGGCTATGCAAATGAAgtccagacagccagacagttgGTTACAGATAAAATCTCTCTGGTGCTGGAGCGGGTGGTGCCTGAGGTGTCCCTCCACCTCCTGTCCTTCCTGAGAGAGCAGTATGGGAGGCCTGGGAACCTGAGCAGTCTGCTGGGGTTGGGACTCCATGTGGAGGTAGAGTTGGGGGATACAGAGCTCCgtctgttctccctctcctctggggAACTGGACCAGGCTGAGAAAGATCTGCTTGGGGAGTTTGGGGAGGAGAAGATCGACGTGCCCAACGGTGCCTTCCAGGCTGAACTGAAGTCCAAACTTGAGACGAAGGAGATGAACCAGAGCAGACGCAGGGTGGTAGCAAGGTATGGTCCTGGGTGTAGAGTGCAGCTGCTGGGCCACCTGAAGGAGGTTCAGGAGCTGAGGGAGGAGATCGGGGCCTTTCTGTTAGACCAGTCCAGTGTGAGAGTCGTGAGACACCATCAACAGAATCAGGATGGCGTAGTCAGCGACGCAGGCACCGGATCAATACGGGAGGAGACGGTCACAGCCGCCAGCTATCGCCTCCGGGGAGGGCTGCAGGTAGTTGTTTGTCAGGGTGACATCACCAAGGAACGGGCGGACGCACTGGTAAATGCAGCCAATGAGGACCTGGATCACGCTGGCGGCGTGGCTGCAGCTCTGAGCCGGGCGGGGGGGGCCTGA